The following are from one region of the Corylus avellana chromosome ca1, CavTom2PMs-1.0 genome:
- the LOC132167071 gene encoding germin-like protein subfamily 1 member 11, translating into MMKGVPKTLLLTVALLAWAFSLASAFDPSPLQDFSVAINDTSSDHAVFVNGKFCKDPKLATANDFFFSGLDTPRDTSNPLGSNVTLLNVDKILGLNTLGISLARIDFAPYGLNPPHIHPRGTEILVVLEGTLLVGFVTSNPDNRFFSKVLNAGDVFVFPIGLIHFQFNVGKTNAVAFAGLSSQNPGLITIANAVFGSNPPINPVVLAKAFQLDRNVVNYLQKKF; encoded by the exons ATGATGAAAGGTGTTCCTAAGACGTTGCTACTAACTGTGGCCTTGTTGGCTTGGGCATTCTCCCTTGCCTCTGCCTTCGACCCCAGTCCTCTTCAAGACTTCAGTGTTGCCATCAACGATACTTCTTCTGATCATGCTG TATTTGTTAACGGAAAGTTTTGCAAGGACCCCAAGCTTGCCACTGCCAATGATTTCTTCTTCTCAGGGCTAGACACTCCCAGAGACACCTCAAATCCACTCGGATCGAATGTTACTCTCCTCAATGTCGACAAAATACTAGGCCTCAACACCCTAGGCATATCCTTGGCTCGCATTGACTTTGCACCGTACGGCCTAAATCCTCCCCATATTCACCCTCGTGGTACTGAGATTCTTGTAGTCCTAGAGGGTACTCTATTAGTTGGGTTTGTCACATCCAACCCAGATAACCGCTTCTTCTCCAAAGTTCTAAACGCAGGAGACGTCTTTGTCTTCCCAATTGGTCTCATTCACTTCCAGTTTAATGTGGGGAAAACCAATGCTGTTGCCTTTGCTGGTCTCAGCAGCCAGAATCCTGGGCTCATCACCATAGCAAATGCAGTATTTGGATCAAATCCTCCCATCAATCCTGTTGTTCTCGCAAAGGCCTTCCAACTCGACAGGAATGTGGTCAATTATCTTCAGAAAAAATTCTAG
- the LOC132166176 gene encoding germin-like protein subfamily 1 member 11 has translation MMKGVPKILLVSVALLAWACSLASAYDPSPLQDFCVAINDTSSDHAVFVNGKFCKDPKLATANDFFFSGLDTPRDTSNPLGSNVTLLNVDKILGLNTLGISLARIDFAPYGLNPPHIHPRGTEILVVLEGTLLVGFVTSNPDNRFFSKVLNVGDVFVFPVGLIHFQFNVGKINAVAFAGLSSQNPGLITIANAVFGSNPPINPDVLAKAFQLDRNVVNYLQKKL, from the exons ATGATGAAAGGCGTTCCTAAGATATTGCTTGTAAGTGTGGCCTTGTTGGCTTGGGCATGCTCCCTTGCCTCTGCCTACGACCCCAGTCCTCTCCAAGACTTCTGTGTTGCCATTAACGATACTTCTTCTGATCATGCTG TATTTGTTAATGGAAAGTTTTGTAAGGACCCCAAGCTTGCCACTGCCAATGATTTCTTCTTCTCAGGGCTAGACACTCCCAGAGACACCTCAAATCCACTCGGATCGAATGTCACTCTCCTCAATGTCGACAAAATACTAGGCCTCAATACCTTAGGCATATCCTTGGCTCGCATTGACTTCGCACCATACGGCCTAAATCCTCCCCACATTCACCCTCGTGGTACCGAGATTCTTGTAGTCCTAGAGGGTACTCTATTAGTTGGGTTTGTCACATCCAACCCAGATAACCGCTTCTTCTCCAAAGTTCTAAATGTAGGAGACGTATTTGTTTTCCCAGTTGGTCTCATTCACTTCCAGTTTAATGTAGGAAAAATTAATGCCGTTGCCTTTGCCGGTCTCAGTAGCCAGAATCCTGGGCTCATCACCATAGCAAATGCAGTCTTTGGATCTAATCCTCCCATCAATCCTGATGTTCTCGCAAAGGCCTTCCAACTCGATAGGAATGTGGTCAATTATCTTCAGAAAAAATTATAG